GGCCGCAAAAAAACCTCCGCGGGAGCGGGAGAGCGACAGCGACTGCAGCGACAGCGACGATGATTCAGACACCACTTCGGACCTGTCAGCCCGCAGGCACCGCAGGTTTGAGAGGACTTTGAATATGAATGTCTTCACTTCGGCGGAGGAGCTGGAGCGAGCGCAGCGGCTGGAGGAGCGGGAGCGCATCATCCGGGAGATCTGGATGAACGGCCAGCCGGACATCCCAGGGACCAGGAGTCTGAACCGTTACTACTAAGCGATGGGAAATCCCAACAGTCCAGCACTGCGGCCTGGGGTCCTCCACGTTTGacaaagagcagagagaggaaaggagcacTACGTGGATGTCTCCCCCTTTCCTTTCAGGGGTGCTACCTGGTGCGGTGTGGATGGACAGCAGTAAAGCTTTCCCTGTCTCCTTTTCCCCGACATACTGCTATCGTTCCTTTCCACGAAGACTCTCCGATTACAACAGAGGTGGTTGCCAACTTCATTTCTTGGTAGTAGGCAGAAAGCTGACAATTAACGCCCTCCCACGTGGGGCTCTGAGTTTGCTGTGCTGCGGTACGATTGCTCCTCTCTTTGTGGGGGAGAGAAGTCATCCaggttttggttttgattttggaTTTTCTGGTTTCCCTTTCCTGAGGATCTTGAGAGAATTGTGAACAAAACTGCAGGGTTGGAAAATGATTTGGCAATGGAGGGGGATGTACATCCTGACCAACTGTCTTGTGACTTCAGAAGCCATGAGATTAACCTAATTAAAGCTCAACGGCAAATATGACTTGttaagaactgaaaaacagggtgggtgggtgggggatTCTTCCATCATGAAATCATCTCGGTGCTTGGATGTTTGCCATAGTGTATACAGTTATTTATGGCTGTCTTTTAGTCTTTCTTTTCAATGggagcattttttttactgacaCCTCAGGgattaaatcctttttttttttttttttttttttttttgaatctgttCTCCCTACTGGCCCCTGTCAAACAACCCACCAACAGTGAAATTACAGTAATATAAGAGATGTGTCAGTGATTGTTGAGATGTTAACAACCTCAAAGAGGttgaaaagagttttctttttgtttgttttgttttaaatatatatatatatatatttgaagatGCTGCACAGGAATGTgccttattctttttttgttgttaaactACAGTTTTCCTATGAATAGCAATGCAcagtgttttatatattttattaaaaaataattaaaaaaagtttatgttTACCAGAGGAAAATGGAGACAAAGTAAGCCACATATGACAGCAAAGTGggaaataaatgctaaataaaCTCTGGTTTGCTTCTACACACTTGAATTTGCATCCTCACTTTTGGCATAGGTGTTGCGGGAGTGAAATGCGTTGGAATGGTAATATACCTCTGCAGGCAATCAGGACTGACATCCTCTCCATGCAGGAACCTGGAGACACTTTTTTCTTTGGCCTCTGCCCATTCAGTCTACTTCTGTGGTGCACATGGGCAAGAGCAGCTGAGGGATGAACTGGTTCTCAAAGGGCCTACCCATGTCAAGGGAAAGAGCCCTAGTGATTTCATGATG
The sequence above is a segment of the Rhea pennata isolate bPtePen1 chromosome 3, bPtePen1.pri, whole genome shotgun sequence genome. Coding sequences within it:
- the EVA1A gene encoding protein eva-1 homolog A isoform X4; its protein translation is MEPVGVSTEMALLSNILAAYSFITENPERAALYFVSGVCIGLVLTLLALVLRVSCRTDCKRSAAKKPPRERESDSDCSDSDDDSDTTSDLSARRHRRFERTLNMNVFTSAEELERAQRLEERERIIREIWMNGQPDIPGTRSLNRYY